A genomic window from Polaribacter gangjinensis includes:
- a CDS encoding TIGR00730 family Rossman fold protein, with translation MFTFRVQINFIRAFRKLHFLGPCVTIFGSARFTPESEHYKNAEKIGAEISKLGFTIMTGGGPGIMEAANKGAFENDGYSVGCNIVLPREQKPNPYLHKWIDIPYFFVRKVVLIKYSYAFVVMPGGVGTLDELFEALTLIQTKVIKNFPIIIFDSDYHKELCHHIKIMLENESISPEDMKLLFVTDSIPDLITHLETHAIKKFGLVNKQYKPKWWFLEK, from the coding sequence ATGTTCACATTTAGGGTTCAAATTAATTTTATAAGAGCATTTAGAAAATTACATTTCCTTGGTCCATGTGTAACTATTTTTGGTTCGGCTCGGTTTACACCAGAATCAGAACATTATAAAAATGCTGAAAAAATTGGTGCAGAAATTTCTAAATTAGGTTTTACAATAATGACAGGTGGCGGACCAGGAATAATGGAAGCCGCAAATAAAGGAGCATTTGAAAATGATGGTTATTCTGTTGGTTGCAATATTGTATTGCCAAGAGAACAAAAACCAAATCCATATTTACATAAATGGATAGATATTCCTTATTTTTTTGTTCGTAAAGTTGTTTTGATAAAATATTCGTATGCCTTTGTAGTGATGCCAGGTGGAGTTGGTACTTTAGATGAATTATTTGAAGCACTTACATTGATACAAACTAAAGTAATTAAAAACTTTCCGATAATTATTTTTGATTCAGATTATCATAAAGAACTTTGTCATCATATTAAAATTATGCTTGAAAATGAAAGCATCAGTCCAGAAGATATGAAGCTCCTTTTTGTAACTGATTCTATTCCTGATTTAATTACACATCTTGAAACGCATGCAATCAAAAAATTTGGGTTAGTAAATAAACAATATAAACCAAAATGGTGGTTTTTAGAAAAATAA
- a CDS encoding ABC transporter permease, whose protein sequence is MKTILFIIQKEFKQIFRDKSMLQLIFILPILQLLILSNAATFDVKNIAITFVDNDQSRESRDLINAFKSSTYFKVTAPHFSEKEAIQEMQKGKTDIIVNIPVHFNRDLQKDQKASISVSINAIDAATAGVENVYVTQILNSYNQNIQMQSKYFSENKEVPQNIMVIPSFWYNNTLNYKTFMVPGILVLLVTMLTLFLSSMNIVREKELGTLEQINVTPIKKYQFIIGKLFPFWVLGLVILTVGLVISKVVFNVPMLGNIFLVYGFTSVYLLLILGFGLYISNHTETQQQAMFIAWFFMVIFILMSGLFTPIESMPKWAQSLTLLNPIRYFVEFIRMVLLKGSGFYEVLPNLLIVTGFAVFVNGMAVWSYKKSN, encoded by the coding sequence ATGAAAACAATATTATTCATCATACAAAAAGAATTCAAGCAAATTTTTAGAGATAAAAGCATGCTTCAACTTATATTTATATTACCCATTTTGCAATTATTAATTTTGTCAAATGCAGCTACATTCGATGTTAAAAATATTGCAATAACCTTTGTTGACAATGACCAAAGTCGGGAATCAAGAGATTTAATAAATGCTTTTAAATCCTCAACCTATTTTAAAGTTACAGCACCTCATTTTTCTGAAAAAGAAGCTATCCAAGAAATGCAAAAAGGGAAAACCGATATTATTGTAAATATTCCTGTTCACTTCAATCGTGACCTGCAAAAAGACCAAAAAGCGAGCATTTCAGTAAGTATTAATGCCATTGATGCCGCAACGGCTGGCGTTGAAAATGTATATGTAACACAGATACTAAACTCCTACAATCAAAACATTCAAATGCAGTCAAAATACTTCTCTGAAAATAAAGAAGTCCCCCAAAACATAATGGTTATTCCCTCTTTTTGGTACAACAATACTTTAAATTATAAAACTTTTATGGTGCCTGGTATTTTGGTTTTATTGGTTACCATGCTTACTTTATTTCTGTCATCAATGAATATAGTTAGAGAAAAAGAATTGGGCACATTAGAACAAATAAATGTAACACCCATAAAAAAATACCAGTTTATTATTGGAAAATTATTTCCGTTTTGGGTGCTTGGATTAGTGATTTTAACGGTGGGTTTAGTAATATCCAAAGTTGTTTTTAATGTTCCTATGTTAGGTAATATTTTCCTTGTTTATGGCTTCACATCGGTGTATTTACTTTTAATTTTAGGTTTCGGACTGTACATATCTAATCATACCGAAACCCAACAACAAGCCATGTTTATTGCCTGGTTTTTTATGGTAATTTTCATATTAATGAGTGGTTTATTTACACCTATCGAAAGTATGCCAAAATGGGCACAAAGCTTAACATTGTTAAACCCTATTCGATACTTTGTAGAGTTCATAAGAATGGTTCTACTAAAAGGATCCGGATTTTATGAAGTATTGCCAAACCTATTAATTGTTACCGGATTTGCAGTATTTGTAAACGGCATGGCGGTTTGGAGTTATAAAAAATCAAATTAG